A window from Chitinophaga filiformis encodes these proteins:
- a CDS encoding T9SS type A sorting domain-containing protein — translation MRKILLQILLIAAPCCSPLFLSAQVAPAAQSVTGKVICGYQAWFNAFGDGSPVARWRHWSAGQYQTNNGSPAPGAVTFEAYPDVTEYAAGQLFQTALGNLNNGQPSKLFSSWFPDVIDRHFKWMQDNGIDGAALQRFLGETRDGVFRTNRDSVTTRLRRAAEKYQRIFYIMYDMSADDTAYFKSDWLHIENDLQVVNSPYYAHQNGKPVICIWGFGLTGRTNAPGNSLAIINWLKGKGYYVIGGVPTHWLSGTDDSYAGYTAVYDAFNMISPWSVGRFKDLAGADNFKNNQLAPDLAYCNSHNIDYQPVIFSGFAWSNWNGGPVNEIPRNKGEFFWRQLYNIKNLGMNTAYIAMFDEYDEGTNIMKMADSYFAVPNNQYFLTSSADGTYIGSDFYLRLAGRATQVLKGTQPLTTNVPIPYAVAPLWFRTSVESGYDAMLSWTNSADPSSVPQNVSAPLCGVVSGETSHTGPSSIRVSGTDNSAASSYYYFRAFDVNIPVNAATKLSFWTYPTNNLSRYVTVDLVMTDGTTLRDIGATDQNGTSMHPGAGHGVTNNWRRIFCNIGNWLNGKTIDRIMIAYDHGVETGNFKTYIEDIIISDTISVNSALRLPGEAAYVLPTVVDESRLSGLLQVYPQPAVNTAILKFGNGWKGSGLVTILNVNGVAAGQRMINIERGQASLPVDDLHSGLYFLKVEQQGNSVTQKLVVAH, via the coding sequence ATGCGGAAAATATTGTTACAAATCCTATTGATCGCAGCTCCGTGCTGCAGCCCTTTATTTTTATCAGCCCAGGTGGCGCCTGCCGCCCAATCTGTTACAGGCAAGGTGATCTGCGGGTACCAGGCCTGGTTTAACGCCTTCGGAGATGGCTCGCCGGTGGCCCGCTGGCGGCATTGGTCGGCCGGACAGTACCAGACCAACAATGGCTCACCTGCTCCCGGAGCTGTTACTTTTGAGGCCTATCCCGATGTTACGGAATACGCCGCCGGCCAGCTGTTCCAGACAGCGCTAGGCAACCTGAACAACGGGCAGCCTTCGAAGTTGTTCTCGTCCTGGTTTCCGGACGTGATAGACCGCCATTTCAAATGGATGCAGGACAATGGCATTGATGGTGCGGCCCTCCAACGTTTCCTGGGGGAGACCCGCGATGGCGTATTCAGAACTAACCGCGACAGCGTCACTACCCGTCTGCGTCGTGCGGCTGAGAAATATCAGCGCATCTTTTACATCATGTACGATATGAGCGCAGATGATACGGCGTATTTTAAGAGCGACTGGCTACATATAGAGAATGACCTGCAGGTGGTCAACTCACCTTATTATGCGCACCAGAATGGTAAACCAGTGATCTGTATCTGGGGGTTTGGCCTTACCGGCCGTACAAATGCTCCGGGCAACAGCCTGGCTATTATTAACTGGCTGAAAGGGAAAGGGTATTATGTAATCGGGGGCGTACCTACTCACTGGCTTAGCGGTACTGATGATTCTTATGCCGGCTATACTGCAGTATATGATGCGTTCAACATGATCTCTCCATGGTCAGTAGGTCGTTTCAAAGATCTTGCTGGTGCGGACAATTTCAAAAATAACCAGCTTGCGCCCGACCTGGCTTACTGTAATTCACACAACATTGACTATCAGCCTGTGATCTTCTCCGGTTTTGCATGGAGTAACTGGAATGGCGGTCCGGTGAATGAAATTCCCCGTAATAAGGGTGAGTTCTTCTGGCGTCAGCTATATAATATCAAAAACCTGGGAATGAACACGGCTTATATTGCCATGTTTGATGAATATGATGAAGGCACCAACATTATGAAAATGGCCGACAGCTACTTCGCTGTGCCTAACAACCAATATTTCCTGACCAGCAGCGCAGATGGTACCTATATCGGGTCCGACTTTTACCTGCGTCTTGCCGGAAGGGCCACACAAGTGCTGAAGGGCACGCAGCCACTCACCACGAATGTGCCCATTCCATACGCCGTGGCGCCCCTCTGGTTCCGTACCAGCGTGGAATCTGGTTATGATGCTATGCTAAGCTGGACCAACAGCGCCGACCCAAGTTCTGTACCACAGAATGTCAGTGCTCCATTATGTGGCGTGGTAAGCGGCGAAACCAGTCACACCGGCCCTTCATCCATACGTGTAAGCGGTACAGACAATTCTGCCGCCAGCTCCTATTATTACTTCCGGGCATTTGATGTGAACATCCCGGTGAATGCCGCTACCAAACTGAGCTTCTGGACCTATCCTACCAATAACCTGTCCCGTTATGTAACGGTAGACCTGGTCATGACAGACGGTACTACCCTGCGCGACATAGGTGCTACTGACCAGAACGGGACCTCCATGCATCCCGGCGCCGGCCACGGAGTGACAAATAACTGGCGCCGCATCTTCTGTAATATTGGTAACTGGCTGAATGGAAAAACGATTGACCGTATCATGATCGCATATGACCATGGTGTAGAAACCGGTAATTTTAAAACCTATATAGAAGATATTATCATCAGTGATACAATCAGTGTGAACAGTGCGCTGAGGCTGCCAGGCGAAGCAGCGTATGTGCTGCCAACAGTGGTAGATGAAAGCCGGTTATCAGGCTTGTTGCAGGTATATCCGCAGCCTGCCGTTAATACCGCCATCCTGAAGTTCGGAAACGGATGGAAAGGGAGCGGCCTGGTGACAATCCTCAATGTGAACGGAGTGGCTGCCGGCCAGCGGATGATCAATATCGAAAGGGGCCAGGCGAGTTTACCGGTAGATGATCTGCATTCAGGATTATATTTCCTGAAGGTGGAACAGCAGGGAAACAGTGTAACGCAGAAATTAGTGGTAGCTCACTGA
- a CDS encoding TetR/AcrR family transcriptional regulator — MRVKDENKELTIREKAIEMIVKEGFDGLSMQKLAKEANISASTIYIYFKNREDLLNQLYLSVWEKFERDALTGFSADMSFEEGLWLQWKNRFKNICQNPLEYQFSEQFRNSPLINHKDIKPSVFRKVMNDFVDNAVKKGELVDVPAEQYWAVAYGPFYTLVKFHFENTMAGKPFTLTEQKLKQLFRLVIKSLRP, encoded by the coding sequence ATGAGAGTTAAAGATGAAAATAAGGAGCTGACCATCCGGGAAAAAGCGATCGAGATGATTGTAAAAGAAGGATTTGATGGTCTTAGTATGCAGAAATTGGCAAAAGAGGCCAATATCTCTGCCTCAACTATTTACATCTACTTCAAAAATCGCGAAGACCTGCTGAACCAGCTTTATTTAAGTGTATGGGAAAAATTTGAAAGGGATGCCCTGACCGGTTTTTCGGCCGACATGTCATTTGAGGAAGGGCTATGGTTACAATGGAAGAACCGTTTTAAAAACATTTGCCAGAACCCTCTGGAATATCAGTTTTCAGAGCAATTCCGTAATTCTCCCCTTATTAATCACAAAGACATAAAACCAAGTGTTTTCAGAAAGGTAATGAACGACTTTGTGGATAACGCCGTTAAGAAAGGAGAGCTGGTAGATGTACCGGCTGAACAATACTGGGCGGTTGCTTATGGTCCGTTTTACACGCTGGTGAAATTTCATTTTGAGAACACGATGGCCGGTAAACCCTTTACGCTGACAGAACAGAAGCTGAAACAGCTATTCAGGTTAGTAATAAAATCCCTGCGTCCATAA
- a CDS encoding VOC family protein, with translation MTINHLNLPVSDVAAATTFFESHFDFKCLETKGDNMIAVLTNPADFTLVLMSSKINKGENTAYPDAFHIGFILDSAEKVNDIFSKLKTGGISLEREPQKIRNSFGFYFYFDNLFIEVAHYLN, from the coding sequence ATGACAATTAACCACCTTAACTTACCCGTATCAGATGTTGCAGCCGCAACAACATTCTTTGAATCTCATTTTGATTTCAAATGTCTGGAAACGAAAGGCGACAACATGATTGCTGTATTGACAAACCCGGCCGATTTTACGCTTGTACTGATGTCTTCAAAAATTAACAAGGGTGAGAATACCGCCTATCCTGATGCATTTCATATTGGGTTTATACTTGACAGTGCAGAAAAAGTGAATGACATTTTCTCAAAGCTAAAGACCGGCGGTATATCACTTGAGCGGGAGCCTCAGAAAATAAGAAATAGTTTCGGCTTCTATTTTTACTTTGACAATCTGTTTATTGAGGTGGCGCATTACCTGAACTGA
- a CDS encoding winged helix-turn-helix transcriptional regulator — translation MYERKISPNLHCGLDLVAEVLYGKWKLRLLWFINEGYKRPSELQRKIPDASRRVLNIQLNELEAHELISKVVYPQAPPKVEYSLTAFGESLIPVIAALGNWGDGNAGRLREVISKRMARNQEQ, via the coding sequence ATGTACGAAAGGAAAATTTCTCCGAACCTGCATTGCGGGCTTGACCTCGTTGCCGAAGTGTTGTATGGCAAGTGGAAGCTCCGCCTGTTGTGGTTTATCAATGAAGGATATAAACGCCCCAGCGAACTGCAAAGGAAAATTCCTGATGCCTCAAGAAGAGTGCTTAATATCCAGTTGAATGAACTCGAAGCGCATGAATTGATATCAAAGGTTGTCTATCCACAGGCGCCGCCGAAAGTTGAATACAGTTTAACTGCTTTCGGGGAAAGCCTGATCCCGGTTATTGCCGCACTGGGCAATTGGGGAGATGGAAATGCGGGCCGTTTAAGGGAGGTGATTTCAAAGCGGATGGCACGCAATCAGGAGCAATGA
- the abc-f gene encoding ribosomal protection-like ABC-F family protein, whose translation MLFLQNLTYTHPNKDLLFDNINLTVNRQDKIALVGNNGAGKSTLLKIIAGVLQPSGGVMQVDSIPYYIPQLFGQFNNITIAQALRIEDKLKALQAILGGDVTEENLTILNDDWTIEERCKEALTHWGLEELDLHQEMATLSGGQKTKVFLAGIAIHQPEIVLLDEPSNHLDRSGRMLLYEFIQSASCTLIVVSHDRKLLNLLDTVCELSKRGIVVYGGNYDFYREQKMIEGNALDQDIRSKEKALRKARETERETAERQQKLDARGKKKQEKAGLPTISMNTFRNNAEKSTARIKGVHAEKIVTISQGLNELRKDLPDMDKMKLGFDNSTLHRGKILFAANDMNHRYGDRLLWQQALTFQITSGERIALKGLNGSGKTTLINIILGKLEPVSGTVSRADNRAVYIDQDYSLIDNSLQVYEQAERFNDAALQEHEIKTRLTRFLFTKDYWDKPCSALSGGEKMRLMLCCLTISDKTPDIIVLDEPTNNLDIQNIEILTAAVNEYKGTLIVVSHDEYFLEQINVERILELS comes from the coding sequence ATGTTATTTCTGCAAAATCTCACGTATACCCATCCCAATAAGGATTTATTGTTCGATAATATCAATCTGACTGTTAACAGGCAAGATAAGATTGCCCTTGTAGGCAACAATGGCGCAGGTAAATCTACCCTGCTGAAAATTATCGCCGGTGTACTCCAGCCTTCCGGCGGAGTCATGCAGGTTGATAGTATACCCTATTACATACCACAGCTGTTCGGTCAGTTCAACAATATCACCATTGCACAGGCGCTTCGCATCGAAGATAAATTGAAGGCCCTGCAGGCAATTCTCGGTGGTGATGTAACGGAAGAGAACCTGACAATATTAAACGATGACTGGACTATCGAAGAAAGATGTAAGGAAGCCCTGACCCACTGGGGATTGGAGGAGCTGGATCTTCACCAGGAAATGGCGACGCTCAGCGGTGGACAGAAAACCAAGGTCTTCCTGGCAGGGATCGCTATTCATCAGCCTGAAATAGTGTTGCTGGATGAGCCGAGTAATCACCTGGACAGATCTGGCAGAATGTTGTTGTACGAGTTTATTCAGTCGGCCTCCTGTACTTTGATCGTAGTCAGCCATGACAGGAAACTGTTAAACCTGCTGGATACTGTTTGTGAACTGAGCAAACGTGGTATAGTCGTGTACGGAGGTAACTATGATTTTTACCGTGAACAGAAAATGATTGAAGGCAATGCATTAGACCAGGATATCAGGAGTAAGGAAAAGGCATTGCGGAAGGCCCGTGAAACAGAACGGGAGACGGCGGAAAGACAGCAAAAGCTGGATGCCCGCGGTAAGAAAAAACAGGAGAAAGCGGGACTGCCAACTATATCCATGAACACTTTCAGAAATAACGCGGAGAAGAGTACTGCGCGGATAAAAGGTGTTCATGCAGAAAAGATAGTTACTATTTCCCAGGGACTGAACGAGCTGCGGAAAGACTTGCCTGACATGGATAAGATGAAGTTAGGCTTTGATAATTCCACATTGCACAGAGGAAAGATATTATTTGCTGCGAATGATATGAACCACCGCTATGGTGATCGTTTGCTCTGGCAGCAGGCCTTAACTTTTCAGATCACCAGTGGGGAGCGGATAGCGCTGAAGGGATTGAATGGCTCGGGCAAAACCACATTGATAAATATCATACTGGGCAAACTGGAACCTGTATCAGGAACGGTTAGCAGGGCGGACAACAGGGCAGTGTATATTGACCAGGATTATTCATTGATCGATAATAGCCTTCAGGTGTATGAACAGGCAGAGCGATTTAATGATGCTGCATTGCAGGAGCATGAGATAAAGACCCGTCTTACACGTTTCCTGTTTACAAAGGACTACTGGGATAAGCCCTGCAGTGCGCTCAGTGGTGGCGAAAAGATGCGTTTAATGCTTTGCTGCCTGACTATCAGCGATAAGACGCCTGATATTATTGTATTGGACGAACCTACCAACAACCTGGACATCCAGAATATTGAGATCCTGACCGCTGCGGTGAATGAGTATAAGGGTACGCTCATCGTAGTGTCGCATGACGAATATTTCCTGGAGCAGATAAATGTGGAACGCATACTGGAATTGTCCTGA
- a CDS encoding 2OG-Fe(II) oxygenase, whose amino-acid sequence MNYYMPDVAELQALATRNRNKYIEGHPFPHIYLDNVFPEEALNKVLEEFPGANNAHWQRFHNAQELKLALKDESNYGAFTRHFINSLNSRPFLKFLEALTGIDALIPDPYLEGGGLHQIVRGGLLKIHADFNKHPITNLDRRLNVLIYLNKDWEEAYGGHFELWDRNMEKAEVKILPLFNRMAIFSTTSDSYHGHPDPLNCPEDRTRKSIALYYYTNGRPQEEVDPALGSHTTLFKIRRHRVEDYKGGKRWALKDFVPPVLMHAYNKIKS is encoded by the coding sequence ATGAATTACTATATGCCAGATGTTGCCGAGCTACAGGCACTTGCTACCAGGAACCGAAATAAATACATAGAAGGGCATCCGTTTCCGCATATCTATCTGGATAATGTCTTCCCGGAAGAAGCTCTGAATAAGGTGCTCGAAGAATTTCCGGGAGCAAATAATGCACACTGGCAACGATTCCATAATGCACAGGAACTGAAACTGGCATTAAAAGATGAGAGCAACTATGGCGCCTTCACGCGACATTTTATTAATTCTCTGAATTCCCGTCCTTTTCTTAAGTTCCTGGAAGCGCTTACGGGTATAGATGCTTTAATACCCGATCCTTACCTGGAAGGGGGCGGTTTACACCAGATTGTCAGAGGAGGATTGCTGAAGATACATGCCGACTTTAATAAGCATCCTATTACCAACCTTGACCGCCGTTTAAATGTTTTAATATACCTGAATAAGGACTGGGAAGAGGCTTATGGGGGGCATTTTGAACTTTGGGACAGAAATATGGAAAAGGCAGAAGTAAAGATATTACCGCTGTTTAACAGGATGGCTATTTTCAGTACTACTTCCGATTCCTATCACGGCCATCCGGATCCATTGAATTGTCCTGAAGATCGTACGAGGAAGTCCATTGCGCTGTATTATTACACGAATGGCAGGCCTCAGGAGGAAGTGGATCCGGCACTGGGTAGTCATACCACATTATTTAAGATCAGGAGGCACCGGGTGGAAGACTATAAGGGAGGGAAAAGATGGGCGCTGAAAGACTTTGTGCCACCAGTGCTGATGCATGCTTACAATAAAATAAAGTCTTAA
- a CDS encoding LytR/AlgR family response regulator transcription factor gives MLSILIIEDELPNAARLKKLLLQIDKQTEIVGELQTVQASIDWLKAHEHPDIICMDIKLTDGLSFEIFDHVQIRSHVIFITAYDEYALKAFEVNGIDYLLKPLEEAQLEKSITRIKGLVSQSNGPDLLDVIRKMQHREAVYRSRFLVSYRDMLIPVMVENIAYFFSEHKLVYLVTRQSERYAIDMTLEELEQELNPRDFFRATRQYIVSAGAIQKIHQVFNGKLKLDLNPPAEEVVVSREKSSALRKWLS, from the coding sequence ATGCTGAGCATACTGATCATTGAAGATGAATTGCCTAATGCCGCAAGATTGAAAAAACTGTTGTTACAGATCGATAAACAAACTGAGATCGTGGGAGAGTTGCAGACAGTACAGGCAAGTATCGACTGGCTGAAAGCGCACGAACACCCCGACATCATCTGTATGGATATTAAACTGACAGACGGGCTAAGCTTTGAGATCTTCGACCATGTACAGATCCGGTCGCATGTTATCTTTATTACCGCTTACGATGAATACGCCCTGAAGGCCTTTGAAGTGAATGGCATTGACTATTTGCTGAAACCATTGGAGGAAGCACAGCTCGAAAAAAGCATCACGAGAATAAAAGGATTAGTTTCCCAATCAAACGGACCAGACCTGCTGGATGTGATCAGGAAGATGCAACACCGGGAAGCAGTATACCGTTCCCGTTTCCTGGTATCTTACCGCGACATGCTGATACCGGTAATGGTAGAGAACATCGCTTATTTCTTTTCGGAACATAAACTGGTCTATCTCGTGACCAGGCAATCGGAACGTTATGCAATAGATATGACCCTGGAAGAGCTGGAGCAGGAACTGAACCCCAGGGATTTTTTCAGGGCCACAAGGCAATACATTGTATCTGCCGGCGCTATACAAAAGATCCACCAGGTATTTAATGGTAAGCTGAAACTTGACCTGAACCCTCCCGCAGAGGAAGTAGTAGTGAGCAGGGAAAAATCCAGTGCTTTAAGGAAATGGTTGAGTTAA
- a CDS encoding sensor histidine kinase has translation MATSNYKFLRLYGYPIFCLLTNLIFFLINPYERTFNAWRQFTVFDFIVNTLVSWLFPLLVIETGIWLTYMLHRRLPWEKNMRMRFIVQLISHMGIILLVLYLFFHVPFPEKFAFNQLLYRQSSITGMIYCLVITSIFAAEHLINRLNNARLEAFKLNELAVQAQLDALKLQLDPHFLFNNLSALTSLIEENPSLSVNYVVKLSSIYRYMLTNRTQNTIAIAVELDFIRNVLFLHQIRYGQAIRINISPEVEQLQSDIAPLTLQLLIENAIKHNQFTTDSPLIIDIYIADNKWLVVRNNKNPKRIQEPGAQLGLKNITQRYLLLSGSKPVISNTGSYFEVKIPLMKKNAKEHAEHTDH, from the coding sequence ATGGCTACATCCAACTATAAATTCTTGCGACTTTATGGCTATCCTATTTTTTGTTTACTTACCAATCTCATTTTCTTCCTGATTAACCCTTACGAGCGTACCTTCAACGCCTGGAGACAATTCACCGTATTTGATTTTATTGTCAACACCCTGGTGTCATGGTTGTTCCCCTTGCTGGTAATAGAAACCGGTATATGGCTCACCTATATGCTGCACCGCAGGTTGCCCTGGGAAAAGAATATGCGCATGCGCTTCATAGTGCAGCTTATATCGCACATGGGTATTATTCTGCTGGTGCTTTATCTTTTTTTCCACGTTCCCTTCCCGGAAAAATTCGCTTTTAACCAGTTACTTTACCGGCAATCTTCCATCACCGGGATGATCTATTGCCTGGTGATCACCTCCATCTTCGCGGCAGAACATCTCATCAACAGGTTGAACAATGCACGCCTGGAGGCATTTAAGTTGAACGAACTGGCGGTACAGGCACAACTGGATGCCCTGAAGTTGCAGCTGGACCCGCATTTCCTGTTTAATAACCTGAGCGCGCTCACATCCTTAATAGAGGAGAATCCCTCACTGTCTGTTAACTACGTGGTAAAGCTATCTTCCATCTATCGCTATATGCTGACAAACCGTACGCAGAATACAATTGCAATAGCAGTGGAACTCGATTTCATCAGGAATGTGCTTTTCCTGCATCAGATCAGGTATGGGCAGGCCATCCGTATCAATATATCGCCGGAAGTGGAACAGCTGCAAAGTGATATTGCTCCGCTGACCCTGCAATTGTTGATCGAAAATGCCATTAAACATAACCAGTTCACGACCGATTCGCCGCTGATTATCGATATTTACATCGCAGACAATAAGTGGCTGGTGGTGCGCAATAACAAAAATCCGAAGCGTATACAGGAACCAGGGGCACAGCTGGGACTAAAGAACATTACCCAGCGCTATCTGCTGCTAAGCGGCAGTAAACCTGTTATTAGCAATACCGGCAGCTATTTCGAAGTGAAGATACCATTGATGAAAAAAAATGCAAAGGAACATGCTGAGCATACTGATCATTGA
- a CDS encoding PQQ-binding-like beta-propeller repeat protein, which produces MRNLVWLVSLSTLLILTSCKDPAATKDYNTWATYAGSKDGIRYSANTQINPDNVSRLQVAWTYSTHDKDTAGRSQNQCNPVMVDGILYGLSPRLKLFALNAATGIQQWLFDPASEDTAARNDPAVLMKVSRGVVYWQSKDGKDKRIFYNAGNRTYAINAVDGKPVRSFGKGGYIDLSEHLDRQTEGDAYVSGNTPGIIYKDLLIMGSRVAESADAAPGHIRAFDVRTGGRRWIFHTIPHPGETGYDTWPDKDAWKKLGGANSWAGMSLDEERGIVYVPTGSIGGDFYGGFRKGSNLFANSLVALDAATGKYLWHYQVVHHDLWDRDLAANPNLVTLHKDGKTIDAVAQITKHGYIFLFDRTNGQPVFPIAERAVPQEALPGETPWPTQPVPVLPEPFARQQFSEEDLTDLSPEAHQEMLEQFRKVKYSAMFAPPSKESSWIFPGFDGGGEWGGAAVDPETQILYVNSTELPWTLTMIDAPGEGENDATGHNTYNKYCISCHGPELKGNGTSYPSLVNIGRKYPRDQIRKIIESGRNMMPSFRQIPDEERAALIDFLLHTESTAKEPGAQVRANTSGKKSILDEVPYTMTGYIRFLDKDGYPGIKPPWGTLNAVDLNTGKLLWKVPLGEFEALKKRGIPPTGTQVYGGPVVTKGGLIFVASTQDEKIRAFDKKTGRQLWQAALPAAGYATPAVYSLEGRQYVVIACGGGKVGSKSGDTYVAFALPE; this is translated from the coding sequence ATGAGGAACCTTGTTTGGTTGGTATCGCTGTCCACGTTATTGATACTTACTTCCTGTAAAGATCCTGCTGCTACAAAAGATTATAATACCTGGGCCACCTATGCAGGCTCCAAAGATGGCATCCGTTATTCCGCCAATACGCAGATCAATCCCGATAATGTTTCCCGGCTACAGGTAGCCTGGACATACAGTACACATGATAAGGATACCGCCGGCCGGTCACAGAATCAATGCAACCCGGTGATGGTAGATGGTATATTATACGGCCTCTCTCCCCGCCTGAAACTTTTTGCGCTAAACGCTGCTACCGGCATACAACAGTGGCTGTTCGATCCCGCTTCCGAAGATACTGCCGCCAGGAATGATCCGGCCGTCCTGATGAAGGTGAGCCGTGGTGTGGTATACTGGCAAAGTAAAGATGGGAAGGACAAGCGGATCTTTTACAATGCAGGTAATCGCACTTATGCTATTAATGCTGTGGATGGCAAGCCTGTCAGAAGTTTTGGTAAAGGTGGGTATATTGATCTGTCAGAACACCTTGACCGGCAAACGGAGGGAGATGCCTATGTATCGGGCAATACACCGGGTATTATCTACAAAGACCTGCTGATCATGGGGAGCAGGGTGGCAGAATCGGCGGATGCGGCCCCGGGTCATATCCGTGCTTTTGATGTACGTACCGGCGGGCGCCGATGGATCTTTCATACCATTCCTCATCCCGGTGAGACAGGGTATGATACCTGGCCAGATAAGGATGCCTGGAAAAAACTCGGAGGCGCCAATAGCTGGGCGGGAATGTCCCTGGATGAAGAAAGGGGCATTGTATATGTCCCGACAGGAAGTATAGGTGGGGACTTTTATGGAGGATTCCGGAAAGGAAGTAACCTTTTCGCCAATTCACTGGTAGCGCTGGATGCCGCCACGGGGAAATATCTGTGGCATTACCAGGTGGTGCATCATGACCTCTGGGACCGCGATCTGGCTGCCAATCCCAACCTGGTGACCCTGCATAAAGACGGAAAGACAATTGACGCAGTTGCGCAGATCACCAAGCACGGATATATATTCCTGTTTGACAGAACGAACGGCCAACCGGTTTTCCCGATAGCAGAAAGGGCCGTTCCACAGGAAGCGCTGCCGGGGGAAACGCCATGGCCGACGCAGCCGGTGCCTGTGTTACCGGAGCCTTTTGCCCGGCAGCAGTTCAGCGAGGAAGATCTGACCGACCTGAGCCCCGAAGCGCACCAGGAAATGCTGGAGCAGTTCCGCAAGGTGAAGTATTCCGCCATGTTTGCACCTCCTTCCAAAGAAAGCAGCTGGATATTCCCGGGTTTTGATGGCGGCGGCGAGTGGGGTGGCGCCGCTGTAGACCCTGAAACGCAGATCCTGTATGTGAACAGTACCGAACTTCCCTGGACGCTGACCATGATAGACGCACCCGGGGAGGGTGAAAATGATGCAACCGGGCACAATACCTACAATAAATATTGCATCAGCTGCCATGGCCCCGAACTAAAGGGGAACGGGACCTCCTATCCCTCATTGGTGAACATTGGTAGAAAATACCCAAGGGACCAGATCAGGAAAATAATAGAAAGCGGCAGGAATATGATGCCCTCGTTCAGGCAGATCCCCGATGAAGAGAGAGCTGCGCTGATCGATTTCCTGTTACATACAGAAAGCACGGCTAAAGAACCAGGGGCCCAGGTAAGGGCTAACACCTCCGGGAAGAAGAGCATACTTGACGAGGTGCCCTACACCATGACAGGTTACATCCGCTTCCTGGACAAAGATGGTTACCCGGGCATAAAACCGCCCTGGGGTACTTTAAATGCCGTCGATCTGAATACAGGTAAGCTGCTGTGGAAAGTACCTTTGGGTGAGTTTGAAGCGCTTAAAAAGAGGGGGATACCGCCAACAGGGACCCAGGTATACGGCGGACCTGTTGTTACCAAAGGCGGGTTGATATTTGTTGCCTCCACACAGGATGAAAAGATCAGGGCATTCGACAAAAAGACCGGCCGCCAGCTGTGGCAGGCCGCATTGCCAGCCGCAGGGTATGCTACCCCGGCTGTTTATTCCCTGGAGGGCAGGCAGTACGTGGTAATTGCCTGTGGCGGTGGAAAAGTAGGGAGTAAGTCGGGCGATACATATGTGGCATTTGCCCTGCCGGAATAG